One Thiobacillus sp. genomic region harbors:
- the ccmA gene encoding cytochrome c biogenesis heme-transporting ATPase CcmA yields the protein MTTPTLSVHDLACARGDRLLFKAMNFSVKAGELLLVQGGNGQGKTSLLRLLTGLARPEAGEVRWRGEPIQKQRESFHGEMMYLGHANGVKDDLNPVENLRFADGLQGRAFDEARALSMLERLGLGRCLDLPCRVLSFGQRRRVALAALLLADAALWILDEPLTGLDVHAVALMEGLIRDHLAAGGMVVATTHQALNLEGMPVQRLLVGSVAIPDATQPLSPKPLSHNPLPPTPPPNAGQG from the coding sequence ATGACCACACCCACCCTTTCAGTCCATGATCTTGCCTGCGCCCGAGGCGACAGGTTGTTGTTCAAGGCCATGAACTTCAGCGTGAAGGCGGGGGAACTGCTGCTGGTGCAGGGGGGTAACGGACAGGGCAAGACCAGCCTGCTGCGCCTGTTGACCGGCCTGGCGCGCCCCGAGGCGGGGGAAGTCCGCTGGCGGGGCGAGCCCATCCAGAAGCAGCGGGAATCCTTCCATGGCGAAATGATGTACCTGGGCCATGCCAATGGCGTGAAGGACGACCTCAATCCGGTGGAAAACCTGCGCTTCGCCGACGGCCTGCAGGGACGGGCCTTCGACGAGGCCCGGGCACTGTCCATGCTGGAGCGCCTGGGCCTGGGACGTTGCCTGGACCTGCCCTGCCGCGTGCTGTCCTTCGGCCAGCGCCGTCGGGTGGCCCTGGCCGCCCTGTTGCTGGCGGACGCGGCGCTGTGGATCCTGGACGAGCCCCTGACGGGCCTGGACGTGCATGCCGTGGCCCTCATGGAGGGGCTGATTCGCGACCATCTGGCGGCGGGAGGCATGGTGGTGGCCACCACCCACCAGGCCCTCAATCTCGAAGGCATGCCCGTGCAGCGCCTGCTGGTGGGCAGCGTGGCCATCCCGGACGCCACCCAGCCCTTATCACCCAAACCCTTATCACATAACCCCTTGCCACCCACCCCTCCCCCAAATGCGGGGCAGGGCTAG